A genome region from Natronosalvus rutilus includes the following:
- a CDS encoding ABC transporter ATP-binding protein, with amino-acid sequence MPSSGSDDAIESRHDGRTSPPAAIEVEGLELVYADGTAAVQGVDMTVPEGEFFGFLGPNGAGKTTTIKVFATLLSPTSGRVRVNGFDVRTEPQSVRETIGYMAQETSVDPELTAEENVRFACEAYGVPRGERSERVDELLDLVDLVDVADKRAEEFSGGMKKRLDAATALVHRPPLVFLDEPTTGLDPKARNRLWDYFRRINGRGTTIFLTTQYLEEADQLCDRLAVISGGEIVAEGSPAELKRRVGGEVLDVELEGGPASRERAATIARAFDAFSDAAVTETDEGISVTAESARQYGTDLLVALRDAELIVTGFNIRAPTLDDVFLAITGEAVDSDGNDAARTEVSR; translated from the coding sequence ATGCCATCGTCGGGATCGGACGACGCAATCGAGTCGCGCCACGACGGGCGAACCAGCCCACCAGCGGCTATCGAGGTCGAGGGGCTCGAGCTCGTCTACGCCGACGGGACCGCCGCCGTACAGGGGGTGGACATGACGGTCCCGGAAGGGGAATTCTTCGGGTTTCTCGGTCCGAACGGCGCCGGCAAGACCACCACGATCAAAGTCTTCGCGACGCTCCTCTCGCCGACAAGCGGAAGGGTTCGCGTCAACGGATTCGACGTTCGAACGGAACCGCAAAGCGTACGGGAGACCATCGGGTACATGGCTCAGGAGACGAGCGTCGATCCGGAGCTCACCGCCGAAGAGAACGTTCGATTCGCCTGCGAGGCCTACGGAGTCCCTCGAGGCGAGCGATCCGAACGAGTCGACGAGCTACTCGACCTCGTCGATCTCGTGGACGTCGCTGACAAGCGGGCCGAAGAGTTCTCCGGCGGGATGAAAAAGCGCCTGGACGCCGCGACCGCGCTCGTTCACCGGCCGCCGTTGGTCTTCCTCGACGAACCGACGACCGGGCTCGATCCGAAGGCTCGGAACCGGTTGTGGGACTACTTCCGACGCATCAATGGACGAGGGACGACGATCTTCCTGACGACGCAGTACCTCGAGGAGGCCGACCAGCTCTGCGATCGGCTGGCGGTCATCTCGGGAGGCGAAATCGTCGCCGAGGGGAGCCCCGCCGAGCTGAAACGACGGGTCGGCGGCGAGGTCCTCGACGTGGAACTCGAGGGCGGACCCGCCAGTCGAGAACGGGCCGCGACGATCGCTCGAGCGTTCGACGCCTTTTCGGACGCCGCCGTCACGGAAACCGACGAGGGGATCAGCGTCACCGCCGAATCGGCCCGCCAGTACGGGACGGATCTGCTTGTCGCCCTCCGAGACGCCGAGTTGATCGTCACGGGGTTCAACATTAGAGCGCCGACGCTCGACGACGTGTTCCTCGCGATCACCGGCGAAGCGGTCGATTCCGACGGGAACGACGCCGCGCGAACGGAGGTGTCACGGTGA
- a CDS encoding ABC transporter permease: MSTPETEGSAGTSVDRQPARSGNTFVGDVWVNFKRWNLKAVRNPFVLVVSLVQPIIFLVLFTEVFGNVAGSAVDRGIPGINYETFLVPAIAIQVALAAAVTSGIGLVNDIENGMFEKVLVTPMNRTAVFVGKTAAEVFRISLQITIILGLGVLLGAEIVTGFVGAVGIVAVGILFSLWFVALSNSLALLTRDQESTIIGANLLQFPLLFLSSAFLPLEALPNWIQTFARYNPVTYGVDTARSLMLDRDVMTVIDVTWFDGTLDAVVPGVAVLAGLALAFGAVAVYLLSRASSSDVV; the protein is encoded by the coding sequence GTGAGCACCCCCGAGACCGAGGGTTCCGCTGGTACGTCTGTAGACCGACAGCCCGCCAGATCCGGAAACACGTTCGTCGGGGACGTCTGGGTGAACTTCAAGCGGTGGAACCTCAAGGCCGTCCGAAACCCGTTCGTCCTGGTCGTCTCCCTCGTCCAGCCGATAATCTTCCTCGTCCTGTTCACGGAGGTGTTCGGAAACGTCGCCGGAAGCGCCGTCGACCGCGGCATTCCGGGCATCAACTACGAGACGTTCCTCGTGCCGGCGATCGCCATCCAGGTGGCCCTCGCCGCGGCGGTCACCTCGGGGATCGGCCTGGTCAACGACATCGAGAACGGGATGTTCGAGAAGGTCCTCGTGACGCCGATGAACCGAACGGCCGTGTTCGTCGGCAAGACCGCTGCAGAGGTGTTCCGGATCTCCCTCCAGATCACCATCATCCTCGGTCTCGGCGTTCTCCTCGGGGCGGAAATCGTCACCGGATTCGTCGGTGCCGTCGGCATTGTCGCCGTGGGCATTCTGTTTTCGCTGTGGTTCGTCGCTCTCTCGAATTCGCTAGCGCTCCTCACCAGGGATCAGGAATCGACGATCATCGGCGCGAACCTGTTGCAGTTTCCCCTGTTGTTCCTGTCGAGCGCGTTTCTCCCGCTCGAGGCGCTGCCGAACTGGATCCAGACCTTCGCGCGCTACAACCCCGTCACCTACGGCGTCGATACCGCGCGCTCGCTCATGCTCGACCGGGACGTGATGACGGTGATCGACGTAACCTGGTTCGACGGAACCCTCGATGCCGTCGTCCCCGGTGTCGCAGTCCTGGCAGGGTTGGCTCTCGCGTTCGGTGCCGTCGCGGTCTACCTACTGTCTCGTGCCTCGAGTTCCGACGTGGTGTGA
- a CDS encoding CopG family ribbon-helix-helix protein, with translation MRTSFSIPDDVVDAFDQVWQDQGLDNRSRAVREAMLEYIESHSRLEETTGEVVALIGFDYRHHEVIRELHTAQHEFQDVILNTSHTHQQEWCLESLFCRGSADRVRELTYRLRDFDGVRRVKVMVIQDQID, from the coding sequence ATGCGAACGAGTTTTAGCATTCCCGACGACGTCGTCGACGCGTTCGACCAGGTCTGGCAGGACCAAGGGCTGGATAACCGCTCTCGAGCCGTGAGAGAGGCGATGCTCGAATATATCGAGTCACACTCACGACTCGAGGAGACGACCGGCGAGGTGGTCGCCCTGATCGGCTTCGATTACCGCCACCACGAGGTCATCCGTGAACTCCACACTGCCCAGCACGAGTTTCAGGACGTCATCCTCAACACGAGTCACACCCACCAGCAGGAGTGGTGTCTCGAGTCGCTGTTCTGCCGGGGGAGTGCCGACCGAGTTCGAGAACTCACCTATCGACTGCGCGACTTCGACGGAGTACGCCGGGTGAAGGTGATGGTGATCCAGGACCAAATCGACTGA
- a CDS encoding CDC48 family AAA ATPase, giving the protein MKLTVRPLKQKDAGRGLAAIDRSSMSELGLENGDYILIEGNGEDRAVARVWPGYPEDEGRGVIRIDGRIRQEAGVGIDDRVTVEKADVKQASSVSVALPQNLRIRGDIGPLVRDKLSGQAVTEGQTVPFSLSFGPMASSGQSVPLKIASTSPKGTVVITDSTEIQISETPAEQISAGGGAGQEGIPNVTYEDIGGLDSELDQVREMIELPMRHPELFQQLGIEPPKGVLLHGPPGTGKTLMAKAVANEIDAHFQTISGPEIMSKYYGESEEKLREVFEEAEENAPAIVFVDELDSIAAKREDAGGDVERRVVAQLLSLMDGLEERGRVTVIAATNRVDAIDPALRRGGRFDREIEIGVPDKDGRTEILQVHTRGMPLSDSVDLDQYAENTHGFVGADLESLTKEAAMNALRRIRPELDLEQEEIDAEVLERLRVTEKDFKEALKGITPSALREVFVEVPNVTWNDVGGLMQTKDRLQETIQWPLDYPEVFQAMDMEAAKGVLMYGPPGTGKTLLAKAVANEAQSNFISIKGPELLNKYVGESEKGVREVFEKARSNAPTVIFFDEIDSIATERGSGQMDSGVGERVVSQLLTELDGLEELEDVVVIATTNRPDLIDTALLRPGRLDRHIHVPVPDEEARKKIFEVHTRDKPLAEGIDLEWLASETEGYVGADIEAVCREASMAATREFIETVDPEDIGEAVGNVRVSEAHFEQALEEVPPSVTQETRERYEEIESQFQSSEPQPKEEQVGRTFQ; this is encoded by the coding sequence ATGAAACTCACCGTCAGACCCCTCAAGCAAAAAGACGCAGGTCGCGGACTGGCCGCCATCGACCGCTCGTCGATGAGCGAACTCGGCCTCGAGAACGGCGATTACATCCTGATCGAGGGCAACGGCGAGGACCGGGCCGTCGCCCGCGTCTGGCCGGGGTATCCCGAGGACGAGGGCCGAGGCGTCATCCGCATCGACGGTCGCATCCGCCAAGAGGCCGGCGTCGGCATCGACGACCGCGTCACTGTCGAGAAAGCCGACGTGAAACAGGCCTCGAGCGTCTCCGTGGCGCTTCCCCAGAACCTCCGGATCCGCGGCGACATCGGCCCGCTCGTTCGCGACAAGCTGAGCGGCCAGGCCGTCACCGAGGGCCAGACGGTACCCTTCTCGCTCTCGTTCGGTCCGATGGCCAGTTCCGGCCAGTCGGTCCCCCTGAAGATCGCCTCGACGTCCCCGAAAGGGACGGTCGTGATCACGGACTCGACGGAGATCCAGATCTCCGAGACGCCTGCCGAACAGATCAGCGCCGGCGGCGGCGCTGGCCAGGAAGGGATCCCGAACGTCACCTACGAGGACATCGGTGGTCTCGACAGCGAACTCGATCAGGTTCGCGAGATGATCGAGTTGCCGATGCGCCACCCGGAACTGTTCCAGCAGCTCGGCATCGAACCGCCGAAGGGCGTTCTCCTGCACGGTCCGCCGGGAACGGGGAAGACCCTGATGGCCAAAGCCGTCGCCAACGAGATCGATGCCCACTTCCAGACGATCTCCGGCCCGGAGATCATGTCGAAGTACTACGGCGAATCCGAAGAGAAGCTTCGCGAGGTGTTCGAGGAAGCCGAGGAGAACGCCCCGGCGATCGTCTTCGTCGACGAACTCGACTCGATCGCGGCCAAGCGCGAGGACGCCGGCGGCGACGTCGAACGACGCGTCGTCGCCCAACTGCTCTCGCTGATGGACGGCCTCGAGGAACGCGGACGCGTCACCGTCATCGCCGCGACCAACCGCGTTGACGCCATCGACCCCGCGCTCCGACGTGGCGGCCGGTTCGACCGCGAGATCGAGATCGGCGTCCCGGACAAGGACGGACGGACCGAAATCCTGCAGGTTCACACCCGCGGGATGCCCCTCTCTGACAGCGTCGACCTCGACCAGTACGCCGAGAACACCCACGGTTTCGTCGGCGCCGACCTCGAGAGCCTGACGAAGGAGGCGGCGATGAACGCCCTCCGGCGCATTCGCCCCGAACTCGACCTCGAACAGGAGGAGATCGACGCCGAGGTACTCGAACGCCTGCGCGTCACCGAGAAGGACTTCAAGGAGGCGCTCAAGGGCATCACGCCGTCGGCGCTCCGCGAGGTGTTCGTCGAAGTGCCAAACGTCACCTGGAACGACGTCGGCGGTCTCATGCAGACGAAAGATCGGCTCCAGGAGACCATCCAGTGGCCGCTCGACTACCCCGAGGTGTTCCAGGCAATGGACATGGAGGCCGCGAAGGGCGTCCTCATGTACGGCCCGCCGGGGACTGGTAAGACGCTGCTCGCGAAGGCCGTCGCCAACGAGGCCCAGTCGAACTTCATCTCGATCAAGGGTCCCGAACTGCTGAACAAGTACGTCGGCGAGTCCGAGAAGGGCGTCCGCGAGGTCTTCGAGAAGGCCCGGTCGAACGCACCGACCGTGATCTTCTTCGACGAGATCGACTCCATCGCGACCGAACGCGGCAGCGGCCAGATGGACTCCGGCGTCGGCGAGCGGGTCGTCTCCCAACTACTGACCGAACTCGACGGCCTCGAGGAACTCGAGGACGTGGTCGTCATCGCAACGACGAACCGGCCGGACCTGATCGACACGGCCCTGCTCCGGCCCGGACGGCTCGACCGTCACATCCACGTGCCCGTGCCGGACGAGGAGGCTCGCAAGAAGATCTTCGAGGTCCACACCCGCGACAAGCCACTGGCCGAGGGAATCGACCTCGAGTGGCTCGCGAGCGAGACTGAGGGCTACGTCGGCGCCGACATCGAGGCTGTCTGCCGCGAGGCGTCGATGGCCGCGACTCGCGAGTTCATCGAGACGGTCGATCCCGAAGACATCGGCGAGGCTGTCGGGAACGTCCGGGTCAGCGAGGCCCACTTCGAGCAAGCGCTCGAGGAGGTCCCGCCGAGCGTGACCCAGGAAACGCGCGAGCGCTACGAGGAGATCGAATCGCAGTTCCAGTCGAGCGAACCCCAGCCGAAAGAAGAGCAGGTCGGCCGGACGTTCCAGTAA
- a CDS encoding DUF7127 family protein, producing MKIAQLARDDDRLVRRYENDEGSTIVIDFGGDSADASVEVIDGTVLVVAGDEQYELEVPAQASDAQAFMKNGVLTIDLEASQ from the coding sequence ATGAAAATAGCACAACTTGCTCGCGACGACGATCGACTGGTCCGTCGGTACGAGAACGACGAGGGATCGACGATCGTCATCGACTTCGGCGGCGACTCCGCCGACGCATCCGTCGAGGTCATCGACGGGACCGTTCTCGTCGTCGCCGGCGACGAACAGTACGAACTCGAGGTGCCGGCACAGGCGAGTGACGCGCAAGCGTTTATGAAAAACGGCGTCCTCACTATCGACCTGGAGGCATCCCAATGA
- a CDS encoding alpha/beta fold hydrolase translates to MHTVEHQGRETAYVRADRDGSGDPICFVHGSGGSSAVWKSQHRLGSQRPIVALDLSGHGDSEEVEASPGYTTLSAYADDVIAVLDETGARMLIGNSLGGAITMHVLLERADEVDLDGAILTGTGARLGVLEDLRWWLENDFERAIEFLHEPDRLFHDPDQRLRTISMETMRECGQTVTRRDFLTCHEFDVRDRLHEIDVPVRAIYGEHDQLTPPWFHEYLVEEIPDADGVEVPDAAHLSMLERPTAFNEALVGFLKRT, encoded by the coding sequence ATGCACACGGTGGAACACCAAGGACGCGAAACGGCATACGTGCGTGCCGACCGTGACGGATCGGGGGACCCAATCTGTTTCGTTCACGGAAGCGGCGGTTCGAGCGCCGTCTGGAAGTCCCAGCACCGACTCGGTAGCCAGCGACCCATCGTCGCGCTAGACCTGAGCGGCCACGGAGATTCCGAAGAAGTCGAGGCAAGTCCGGGCTACACGACGCTCTCGGCGTACGCCGACGACGTCATCGCGGTCCTCGATGAGACGGGCGCACGCATGCTCATCGGCAACTCTCTGGGTGGGGCGATCACCATGCACGTCCTCCTGGAGCGGGCGGACGAAGTCGACCTCGACGGAGCGATACTGACCGGAACGGGGGCACGACTGGGCGTACTCGAGGACCTCCGGTGGTGGCTCGAGAACGACTTCGAGCGGGCGATCGAGTTCCTGCACGAACCGGACCGGCTCTTTCACGACCCGGACCAGCGCCTGCGGACGATTTCGATGGAGACGATGCGCGAGTGCGGGCAAACGGTCACGCGACGGGACTTCCTCACGTGCCACGAGTTCGACGTCAGGGACCGACTCCACGAAATAGACGTTCCCGTCCGGGCAATCTACGGCGAACACGACCAGCTGACGCCGCCGTGGTTCCACGAGTACCTCGTCGAGGAGATTCCGGACGCTGACGGGGTCGAGGTCCCCGACGCAGCCCACCTCTCGATGCTCGAGCGACCGACCGCGTTCAACGAAGCGCTGGTCGGATTCCTCAAGAGAACATAG
- a CDS encoding phosphate signaling complex PhoU family protein, producing the protein METRKVQVTGGSTYTVSLPKSWATANDVSAGSVVECYPEDDALLLTPQRESDRQKGTLDISNLEGERLTRAVMTMYVSGFDIIALEASRITTDQRRAIRSATQGLVGVEVLEETTNSVVIQDLLDSSELSIVNAVNRMRLIAASMLEDAVTALIENDDDIARDVIERDDDVDRLWLVVSRIFRATLRSPRASEELGVSREDCFDYHSSARQLERVADHAVKISKLAMKLEDVSEEVADALVELYDETFDVFEKSLDALFADDSDEATELGHDALEAVLEIDEHTRSIDHMLRNLDSVQAQSLGLIVDSLSRSADYGGNIAETALQKAAPRP; encoded by the coding sequence ATGGAGACGCGAAAAGTCCAGGTGACCGGCGGGTCGACGTACACCGTCTCGCTCCCGAAGTCCTGGGCAACCGCGAACGACGTCAGCGCCGGATCGGTCGTCGAGTGCTACCCAGAGGACGACGCCCTCCTGTTGACGCCCCAGCGTGAGAGCGACCGCCAGAAGGGAACCCTCGACATCTCGAACCTCGAGGGCGAGCGCCTCACGCGGGCGGTCATGACGATGTACGTCAGCGGCTTCGACATCATCGCACTCGAGGCCAGCCGCATCACGACCGACCAGCGCCGGGCGATCAGGAGCGCGACCCAGGGGCTAGTCGGCGTTGAAGTTCTCGAGGAAACGACCAACAGCGTCGTCATCCAGGACTTGCTCGACTCCTCGGAGCTGTCCATCGTCAACGCCGTCAACCGCATGCGCCTGATCGCCGCCTCCATGCTCGAGGACGCCGTCACGGCGCTCATCGAGAACGACGACGACATCGCTCGCGACGTGATCGAGCGCGACGACGACGTCGACCGGCTCTGGCTCGTCGTCTCTCGCATCTTCCGTGCGACGCTCCGATCACCCCGAGCCTCCGAGGAACTCGGCGTTTCACGGGAGGACTGCTTCGACTACCACTCGAGTGCCCGGCAACTCGAGCGCGTCGCCGACCACGCGGTCAAGATCAGCAAACTTGCGATGAAGCTCGAGGACGTATCCGAGGAGGTCGCCGATGCGCTAGTCGAGCTGTACGACGAGACGTTCGACGTCTTCGAGAAGTCCCTCGACGCGCTCTTCGCCGACGACAGCGACGAGGCGACGGAGCTGGGTCACGACGCGCTCGAGGCCGTCCTCGAGATCGACGAGCACACGCGATCGATCGACCACATGCTTCGAAACCTCGACTCGGTCCAGGCCCAGTCGCTCGGTTTGATCGTCGACTCGCTCTCCCGAAGCGCCGACTATGGCGGGAACATCGCGGAGACGGCTCTTCAGAAGGCGGCGCCCCGTCCCTGA
- a CDS encoding DUF7511 domain-containing protein: MSPAQNGSNPRTADELDDETTPPMYTAVVVRYDNRPDRCTIAPKEASADEDRFDTVTTWLTANADVFVDLEEMR; encoded by the coding sequence ATGTCACCTGCGCAAAACGGTTCCAATCCGCGAACGGCCGACGAGCTCGACGACGAAACGACTCCGCCGATGTACACCGCCGTCGTCGTCCGCTACGACAACCGTCCCGACCGGTGTACGATCGCACCGAAGGAAGCGTCTGCAGACGAGGACAGGTTCGACACGGTGACGACGTGGCTCACCGCAAACGCAGACGTGTTCGTCGACCTCGAGGAGATGCGGTGA
- a CDS encoding 30S ribosomal protein S8e has product MKDQGRSTRKRTGGRLKPFNNRRKHQLGRHPTETQVGEPRFRTIDARGNSEKTRALATDVVSVSTGEETVTAEITDVVENDANPNYVRRNIITKGAVIDTSEGQARVTSRPGQVGQVNAVLLE; this is encoded by the coding sequence ATGAAAGATCAGGGACGCTCTACGCGCAAGCGCACCGGCGGACGACTGAAGCCCTTCAACAACCGACGCAAACACCAGCTCGGTCGCCACCCGACCGAGACCCAGGTCGGCGAGCCTCGCTTCCGCACCATCGACGCCCGCGGCAACAGCGAGAAGACCCGCGCCCTCGCGACGGACGTCGTCAGCGTCAGCACGGGCGAGGAAACGGTGACCGCCGAGATCACGGACGTCGTCGAGAACGACGCCAACCCGAACTACGTGCGTCGAAACATCATCACGAAAGGCGCCGTCATCGACACGAGCGAAGGCCAGGCTCGCGTCACCTCGCGACCCGGGCAGGTTGGTCAGGTCAACGCCGTCCTTCTCGAGTAA
- a CDS encoding PstS family phosphate ABC transporter substrate-binding protein, whose protein sequence is MTDNTSEKSVSGVSRRAFIITTGVTGATGFAGCLESEEDSSGNGNGNGNGGNGNGNGNGNGASASLSGEINIAGSSTVFPLMSAVAEEFQKEHEVVRIDVSSTGSGGGFSNHFCPGNTHFNNASRPIKPEEEELCADNGVEYVELIAATDALTVVINNDNDFATEMTVDELAQIWEADAAETWTEVNSEWPDEPIERYGADETSGTYDYFVENVTGEDRGHTDDYQATEQDNTIVQGVQGSEFAIGYFGFAYYYQNPDQVTAVAIDDGDGPVEPNLETAASGEYTPLSRSLFTYPSMDALAEEHVAEFARYFVDQTDNEQLVAEEVGYVPATDETKEAQMQTLEDAISEAQG, encoded by the coding sequence ATGACGGACAACACGTCCGAGAAATCGGTTAGTGGGGTATCGAGGCGAGCGTTCATCATTACGACCGGCGTCACCGGCGCCACCGGGTTCGCGGGTTGTCTCGAGAGCGAGGAAGATTCGAGCGGCAACGGGAACGGCAATGGCAACGGTGGGAACGGGAACGGAAACGGAAACGGAAACGGAGCAAGCGCCTCTCTCTCCGGCGAGATCAATATCGCTGGGTCGAGCACGGTCTTCCCGCTCATGAGTGCGGTCGCAGAGGAGTTCCAGAAAGAACACGAGGTCGTCCGGATCGACGTCAGTTCGACCGGCTCAGGTGGCGGTTTCTCGAACCACTTCTGTCCCGGCAACACGCACTTCAACAACGCCAGCCGGCCGATCAAACCGGAAGAGGAGGAGCTCTGTGCCGACAACGGCGTCGAGTACGTCGAACTGATCGCCGCGACGGACGCCCTGACCGTCGTCATCAACAACGACAACGACTTCGCGACCGAGATGACGGTCGACGAACTCGCCCAGATCTGGGAGGCCGACGCCGCCGAGACGTGGACCGAGGTCAATTCCGAGTGGCCCGACGAACCGATCGAGCGCTACGGCGCCGACGAAACCAGCGGCACGTACGACTACTTCGTCGAGAACGTCACGGGTGAAGACCGCGGCCACACCGACGACTACCAGGCGACCGAGCAGGACAACACCATCGTGCAAGGCGTTCAGGGGAGCGAGTTCGCGATTGGCTACTTCGGTTTCGCGTACTACTACCAGAACCCCGACCAGGTGACGGCCGTCGCCATCGACGACGGGGACGGCCCCGTCGAGCCGAACCTCGAGACGGCGGCCTCGGGCGAGTACACCCCGCTGTCGCGCTCGCTGTTCACTTACCCGTCGATGGACGCACTGGCGGAGGAGCACGTCGCAGAGTTTGCCCGGTACTTCGTCGACCAGACCGACAACGAGCAACTCGTCGCCGAGGAGGTCGGCTACGTGCCCGCCACCGACGAAACCAAAGAAGCGCAGATGCAGACGCTCGAGGACGCGATCAGCGAGGCACAGGGCTAA
- the pstC gene encoding phosphate ABC transporter permease subunit PstC: protein MSDASVSPDLQRTGGIERIRERSYGGFFVVCAAVTVFTTVAIFLTLLADAVEFFTAYSIVDFVTGVHWSPNPTGGGSAFGIVPLVVGTVVVTITAAFVALPIGTLTAIYLSEYATSRTRSILKPMLEVLAGVPTVVYGYFALVYVTPALQATLFPSMSTFNALSASLMVGIMTIPMVSSISEDAMRAVPDQLRHAGYGLGATKFEVSTGIVVPAAISGIASSYILAVSRAIGETMVVVVAMGAQANLPAIRNGLAGVPYVHPGDVLLDPGMTITVAMVQIAGGDLTGGSLPYDAMFALGLALFVVTLTLNVVSDVVAERYREEY, encoded by the coding sequence GTGAGCGACGCATCGGTATCACCAGACCTCCAGCGCACGGGCGGAATAGAGCGGATCAGAGAGCGGTCCTACGGCGGATTCTTCGTCGTCTGCGCCGCGGTTACTGTCTTCACGACGGTGGCGATTTTCCTGACGCTGTTGGCGGACGCCGTCGAGTTCTTCACGGCGTACTCGATTGTCGACTTCGTGACCGGGGTACACTGGAGTCCCAACCCGACGGGCGGCGGATCCGCATTCGGCATCGTGCCCCTCGTCGTCGGGACCGTCGTCGTGACGATCACGGCCGCGTTCGTCGCGCTGCCGATCGGCACGCTGACCGCGATCTACCTGAGCGAGTACGCCACGTCGCGTACGCGATCGATTCTGAAGCCCATGCTCGAGGTGCTGGCAGGCGTACCGACGGTCGTCTACGGCTACTTCGCGCTCGTGTACGTGACGCCGGCGCTCCAGGCGACGCTCTTTCCGTCGATGAGCACGTTCAACGCCCTCTCGGCGTCGTTGATGGTCGGCATCATGACGATTCCGATGGTGTCCTCGATCAGCGAGGACGCGATGCGGGCGGTGCCTGACCAGCTCAGGCACGCCGGGTATGGACTCGGCGCGACGAAGTTCGAAGTCTCGACCGGCATCGTCGTGCCGGCGGCGATATCGGGGATCGCTTCGTCGTACATCCTCGCGGTCTCGCGGGCGATCGGCGAGACGATGGTCGTCGTGGTCGCGATGGGTGCGCAAGCGAACCTGCCCGCGATCCGGAATGGATTGGCCGGCGTTCCGTACGTCCACCCCGGAGACGTGCTGCTAGATCCCGGCATGACGATCACCGTCGCGATGGTTCAGATCGCCGGCGGCGACCTCACTGGCGGGTCGTTACCGTACGACGCGATGTTCGCGCTCGGACTGGCGCTGTTCGTCGTCACGCTCACGCTCAACGTCGTCAGCGACGTGGTCGCCGAACGGTACAGGGAGGAGTACTGA